In one window of Mytilus trossulus isolate FHL-02 chromosome 7, PNRI_Mtr1.1.1.hap1, whole genome shotgun sequence DNA:
- the LOC134725140 gene encoding protein transport protein Sec24C-like isoform X1, whose amino-acid sequence MNPQYQGNQGQMPPTGYGQQPMGPGQRPPGPTQNMYNGQSMNQPQFQQCPPGPGPGQFGTGPPKPYGGQPPTQNGPQPGHGPAGPQGDNQFGMNRGPPQMGARPPVSMQNFPGQGGPRPGPPGGPAGQPGFPPSTGPGGMPMQRPGPPSSQPNMGGPGGQQHRPGFPPQSGPGHPPTSASQLPSQMGGMNLGGPSGPMPPQPGSGHGPPGQFGGPPSSKAPPMMGQPNQMGQPNQIGQPNQMGQPNQMGQQPYQQPNQGQPPNFGAPPTSTLNGPPTSNYGMPPTSNFGMPPTSNLSGPSSGIGMPPNSNLSGPSSGIGMPPNSNFGGQPGGNFGMPPTSNMGGPPSSGYGMPPTPPMGQGPQMNQPGAYMGGSMPGQGGFPPQQFPGPGQQRMPGPNAMQQPQAKKLDPDSMPSPVQVIEDDKLNRSGQFQTTSRGSVPPLVTTDFTTQDQGNCNPAFMRSTMYNVPCTSDMMKSSHIPFALSICPFAKLRDEEQPPPIVNMGEVGPVRCKRCKAYMGPFMTFVDGGRRFQCVFCGASTDVPQEYFNHLDHTGKRVDAYDRPELCLGSYEYVATKDYCKNSLLPKEPAFIFMIDVSYNSVKSGLVHLICERLKSDILSYLPKDMGAEESEIRVGFVTYAKEIHFYNVKSNLAQPQMLVVSDLEDVFVPLLDGFLVKVSESEAVIDSLLSQIPQMFAESRETETVLGPVIQAGLDALKSSDRTGKLYIFHTSLPIAEAPGKLKNRDDRKLLGTDKEKTILTPQNNFYTKLGQECVGEGCSVDLFLFPNSYIDVATISEVSRLTGGSVYKYSYFQADLDGDRFLEDLRRNVQNQSGFDAILRVRTSTGIRPVDFYGNFYMSNTTDVEMAGVNSDDALNVEIKHDDKLSEGDGAYVQVAVLYTSVGGQRRLRIHNLSFNCCLQMSDLFRSCELDALINFLGKQAIKSLLNNNPCQVRESITNDVAHILACYRKNCASPSSAGQLILPECMKLLPVYGNCVLKSDGLRGGQEISTDDRSYLMFIMNSMNVTFSNVFFYPRIFPVHDLDDEATDIPMSIRCSAERLSEDGVYLLENGISMFLWIGHNVDPHWIQEVFSVQGVAQIDIDKSKILDLDNPVSIRLREVIAKVRSQRSRCMKLTIIRQRDKLEPWFNHFMAEDKGTNGSSSYVDFLCHIHKEIRNLMN is encoded by the exons atgaatccacagtaccaaGGAAACCAAGGCCAAATGCCTCCTACAGGTTATGGACAGCAACCAATGGGACCAGGTCAAAGACCACCTGGTCCAACACAGAACATGTACAATGGTCAAAGTATGAATCAACCACAATTTCAACAATGTCCGCCAGGGCCTGGGCCAG GTCAATTTGGAACAGGACCTCCAAAGCCATATGGTGGACAACCTCCAACTCAAAATGGACCTCAACCAGGGCATGGACCAGCTGGTCCCCAGGGAGACAATCAGTTTGGAATGAATAG AGGCCCACCTCAAATGGGTGCAAGACCACCAGTTAGTATGCAGAATTTTCCAGGTCAAGGTGGTCCTAGACCTGGACCACCTGGAGGTCCAGCGGGCCAGCCAGGTTTTCCTCCATCTACAGGACCAGGCGGCATGCCAATGCAAAGACCAGGTCCACCATCATCACAACCAAACATGGGTGGCCCCGGTGGACAACAACATAGACCAGGCTTCCCTCCTCAATCAGGACCTGGACATCCACCTACTTCTGCTAGCCAG TTGCCAAGTCAGATGGGTGGTATGAATTTAGGAGGACCTAGTGGACCTATGCCACCT cAACCTGGAAGTGGACATGGCCCACCAGGTCAGTTTGGTGGTCCACCATCTTCAAAAGCACCACCAATGATGGGACAACCAAATCAGATGGGACAACCAAATCAGATAGGACAACCAAATCAGATGGGACAACCTAATCAGATGGGACAGCAACCATATCAACAGCCTAATCAGGGTCAGCCACCAAACTTTGGTGCTCCACCTACAAGTACATTAAATGGACCACCAACAAGTAATTATGGAATGCCACCTACAAGTAATTTTGGAATGCCCCCTACAAGTAATTTGAGTGGACCTTCTAGTGGTATTGGAATGCCACCAAATAGTAATTTGAGTGGACCTTCTAGTGGTATAGGGATGCCACCAAATAGTAATTTTGGTGGGCAACCAGGAGGTAACTTTGGAATGCCACCAACCAGTAATATGGGTGGACCACCATCAAGTGGATATGGAATGCCACCTACACCACCAATGGGTCAAGGACCACAGATGAATCAACCAGGTGCATACATGGGTGGATCAATGCCAGGGCAGGGTGGATTCCCTCCTCAGCAGTTCCCTGGACCAGGTCAACAAAGAATGCCAGGGCCTAATGCAATGCAACAGCCTCAAGCTAAAAAGTTAGATCCAGATTCTATGCCTAGTCCA GTACAAGTTATAGAAGATGACAAATTAAATCGTAGTGGACAATTTCAGACTACATCAAGAGGAAGTGTACCTCCTCTTGTCACAACAGACTTTACAACTCAGGATCAGG GAAATTGCAATCCAGCATTCATGCGTTCAACTATGTATAATGTACCATGCACATCAGACATGATGAAAAGTAGTCATATACCATTTGCATTGTCTATATGTCCTTTTGCCAAACTTAGAGATGAGGAG CAACCTCCCCCAATTGTAAACATGGGAGAAGTAGGTCCAGTCAGATGTAAGAGATGTAAAGCTTACATGGGTCCATTCATGACATTTGTTGATGGAGGACGGCGGTTCCAGTGTGTCTTCTGTGGAGCATCTACTGATG TTCCACAAGAATATTTTAATCACCTAGATCACACAGGAAAAAGAGTGGATGCATATGACAGACCAGAATTGTGTTTAGGATCATATGAATATGTAGCTACAAAAGATTATTGTAAA aaCAGTTTATTGCCAAAGGAACCTGCCTTTATATTTATGATTGACGTGTCATATAATAGTGTAAAAAGTGGTCTAGTCCATCTCATCTGTGAAAGATTAAAATCAGATATATTGTCATATTTGCCAAA GGATATGGGTGCAGAAGAATCTGAAATTAGAGTTGGTTTTGTAACTTATGCAaaagaaatacacttttataaTGTAAAG agtAATTTAGCTCAGCCACAAATGTTAGTGGTATCTGATTTAGAAGATGTATTTGTACCTTTACTTGATGGTTTCTTGGTTAAAGTATCTGAATCCGAAGCTGTTATAGACAG TCTTTTATCACAAATCCCTCAGATGTTTGCTGAGTCTAGGGAAACAGAAACAGTCTTAGGACCTGTTATTCAGGCTGGTCTTGATGCATTAAAATCTTCAGATAGAACAggaaaactatatatattcCACACATCTTTACCCATAGCTGAAGCTCCTGGCAAATTGAAAAACAGAGACGACAGAAAATTATTAGGCACAGATAAAGAAAAG acTATATTGACACCGCAGAACAATTTCTACACTAAATTGGGCCAGGAATGTGTTGGGGAGGGTTGTAGTGTTGACTTATTCCTGTTCCCTAACTCGTATATTGATGTGGCAACAATAAGTGAAGTCAGTCGCCTAACTGGAGGCAGTGTGTATAAATACAGTTACTTCCAG GCTGATTTAGATGGTGATAGATTTTTAGAAGATTTAAGAAGAAATGTACAGAACCAGTCAGGATTTGATGCCATACTCAGAGTCAGAACAAGCACAg GTATACGACCTGTAGATTTCTATGGAAACTTTTACATGTCTAACACAACAGATGTTGAAATGGCTGGAGTAAATAGTGATGATGCTTTAaatgtagaaattaaacatgatGACAAGCTATCAGAAGGGGATGGTGCTTATGTCCAG gtTGCTGTGCTGTATACTTCTGTGGGTGGTCAGAGACGATTACGTATTCATAATCTATCTTTCAATTGTTGTTTGCAAATGTCAGATTTGTTCCGTAGCTGTGAACTTGATGCTCTTATTAACTTTCTTGGTAAACAAG CTATTAAATCGTTACTGAATAATAATCCATGTCAAGTACGGGAGAGTATAACTAATGATGTTGCCCATATATTGGCCTGTTATAGAAAAAATTGTGCCAGTCCCTCATCTGCTGGACAACTCATATTACCAGAGTGTATGAAATTATTACCAGTATATGGAAACTGTGTATTAAAGAGTGATGGATTAAGGGGAG GTCAAGAGATATCAACTGATGACAGAagttatttaatgtttataatgAATTCTATGAATGTGACATTTTCCAATGTGTTCTTTTATCCAAGGATTTTCCCAGtt cATGATTTAGACGATGAAGCTACAGATATACCCATGAGTATACGTTGTTCAGCAGAAAGATTGAGTGAAGATGGTGTTTATTTATTAg AAAATGGTATATCTATGTTCTTGTGGATAGGACATAATGTTGACCCACACTGGATACAAGAAGTATTTAGTGTTCAAGGTGTGGCACAGATAGATATAGATAAG aGTAAAATCCTGGACCTTGACAATCCAGTATCAATTCGACTCCGTGAAGTGATAGCTAAAGTCAGGTCACAAAGATCAAGATGTATGAAG ttgACAATAATAAGACAAAGAGACAAGTTAGAACCCTGGTTTAACCATTTCATGGCAGAAGACAAAGGAACCAACGGCAGCAGTTCTTATGTAGACTTTCTATGCCACATACATAAAGAGATTAGGAACTTAATGAACTGA
- the LOC134725140 gene encoding protein transport protein Sec24C-like isoform X2 produces the protein MNPQYQGNQGQMPPTGYGQQPMGPGQRPPGPTQNMYNGQSMNQPQFQQCPPGPGPGQFGTGPPKPYGGQPPTQNGPQPGHGPAGPQGDNQFGMNRGPPQMGARPPVSMQNFPGQGGPRPGPPGGPAGQPGFPPSTGPGGMPMQRPGPPSSQPNMGGPGGQQHRPGFPPQSGPGHPPTSASQLPSQMGGMNLGGPSGPMPPQPGSGHGPPGQFGGPPSSKAPPMMGQPNQMGQPNQMGQQPYQQPNQGQPPNFGAPPTSTLNGPPTSNYGMPPTSNFGMPPTSNLSGPSSGIGMPPNSNLSGPSSGIGMPPNSNFGGQPGGNFGMPPTSNMGGPPSSGYGMPPTPPMGQGPQMNQPGAYMGGSMPGQGGFPPQQFPGPGQQRMPGPNAMQQPQAKKLDPDSMPSPVQVIEDDKLNRSGQFQTTSRGSVPPLVTTDFTTQDQGNCNPAFMRSTMYNVPCTSDMMKSSHIPFALSICPFAKLRDEEQPPPIVNMGEVGPVRCKRCKAYMGPFMTFVDGGRRFQCVFCGASTDVPQEYFNHLDHTGKRVDAYDRPELCLGSYEYVATKDYCKNSLLPKEPAFIFMIDVSYNSVKSGLVHLICERLKSDILSYLPKDMGAEESEIRVGFVTYAKEIHFYNVKSNLAQPQMLVVSDLEDVFVPLLDGFLVKVSESEAVIDSLLSQIPQMFAESRETETVLGPVIQAGLDALKSSDRTGKLYIFHTSLPIAEAPGKLKNRDDRKLLGTDKEKTILTPQNNFYTKLGQECVGEGCSVDLFLFPNSYIDVATISEVSRLTGGSVYKYSYFQADLDGDRFLEDLRRNVQNQSGFDAILRVRTSTGIRPVDFYGNFYMSNTTDVEMAGVNSDDALNVEIKHDDKLSEGDGAYVQVAVLYTSVGGQRRLRIHNLSFNCCLQMSDLFRSCELDALINFLGKQAIKSLLNNNPCQVRESITNDVAHILACYRKNCASPSSAGQLILPECMKLLPVYGNCVLKSDGLRGGQEISTDDRSYLMFIMNSMNVTFSNVFFYPRIFPVHDLDDEATDIPMSIRCSAERLSEDGVYLLENGISMFLWIGHNVDPHWIQEVFSVQGVAQIDIDKSKILDLDNPVSIRLREVIAKVRSQRSRCMKLTIIRQRDKLEPWFNHFMAEDKGTNGSSSYVDFLCHIHKEIRNLMN, from the exons atgaatccacagtaccaaGGAAACCAAGGCCAAATGCCTCCTACAGGTTATGGACAGCAACCAATGGGACCAGGTCAAAGACCACCTGGTCCAACACAGAACATGTACAATGGTCAAAGTATGAATCAACCACAATTTCAACAATGTCCGCCAGGGCCTGGGCCAG GTCAATTTGGAACAGGACCTCCAAAGCCATATGGTGGACAACCTCCAACTCAAAATGGACCTCAACCAGGGCATGGACCAGCTGGTCCCCAGGGAGACAATCAGTTTGGAATGAATAG AGGCCCACCTCAAATGGGTGCAAGACCACCAGTTAGTATGCAGAATTTTCCAGGTCAAGGTGGTCCTAGACCTGGACCACCTGGAGGTCCAGCGGGCCAGCCAGGTTTTCCTCCATCTACAGGACCAGGCGGCATGCCAATGCAAAGACCAGGTCCACCATCATCACAACCAAACATGGGTGGCCCCGGTGGACAACAACATAGACCAGGCTTCCCTCCTCAATCAGGACCTGGACATCCACCTACTTCTGCTAGCCAG TTGCCAAGTCAGATGGGTGGTATGAATTTAGGAGGACCTAGTGGACCTATGCCACCT cAACCTGGAAGTGGACATGGCCCACCAGGTCAGTTTGGTGGTCCACCATCTTCAAAAGCACCACCAATGATGGGACAACCAAATCAGATGGGACAACC TAATCAGATGGGACAGCAACCATATCAACAGCCTAATCAGGGTCAGCCACCAAACTTTGGTGCTCCACCTACAAGTACATTAAATGGACCACCAACAAGTAATTATGGAATGCCACCTACAAGTAATTTTGGAATGCCCCCTACAAGTAATTTGAGTGGACCTTCTAGTGGTATTGGAATGCCACCAAATAGTAATTTGAGTGGACCTTCTAGTGGTATAGGGATGCCACCAAATAGTAATTTTGGTGGGCAACCAGGAGGTAACTTTGGAATGCCACCAACCAGTAATATGGGTGGACCACCATCAAGTGGATATGGAATGCCACCTACACCACCAATGGGTCAAGGACCACAGATGAATCAACCAGGTGCATACATGGGTGGATCAATGCCAGGGCAGGGTGGATTCCCTCCTCAGCAGTTCCCTGGACCAGGTCAACAAAGAATGCCAGGGCCTAATGCAATGCAACAGCCTCAAGCTAAAAAGTTAGATCCAGATTCTATGCCTAGTCCA GTACAAGTTATAGAAGATGACAAATTAAATCGTAGTGGACAATTTCAGACTACATCAAGAGGAAGTGTACCTCCTCTTGTCACAACAGACTTTACAACTCAGGATCAGG GAAATTGCAATCCAGCATTCATGCGTTCAACTATGTATAATGTACCATGCACATCAGACATGATGAAAAGTAGTCATATACCATTTGCATTGTCTATATGTCCTTTTGCCAAACTTAGAGATGAGGAG CAACCTCCCCCAATTGTAAACATGGGAGAAGTAGGTCCAGTCAGATGTAAGAGATGTAAAGCTTACATGGGTCCATTCATGACATTTGTTGATGGAGGACGGCGGTTCCAGTGTGTCTTCTGTGGAGCATCTACTGATG TTCCACAAGAATATTTTAATCACCTAGATCACACAGGAAAAAGAGTGGATGCATATGACAGACCAGAATTGTGTTTAGGATCATATGAATATGTAGCTACAAAAGATTATTGTAAA aaCAGTTTATTGCCAAAGGAACCTGCCTTTATATTTATGATTGACGTGTCATATAATAGTGTAAAAAGTGGTCTAGTCCATCTCATCTGTGAAAGATTAAAATCAGATATATTGTCATATTTGCCAAA GGATATGGGTGCAGAAGAATCTGAAATTAGAGTTGGTTTTGTAACTTATGCAaaagaaatacacttttataaTGTAAAG agtAATTTAGCTCAGCCACAAATGTTAGTGGTATCTGATTTAGAAGATGTATTTGTACCTTTACTTGATGGTTTCTTGGTTAAAGTATCTGAATCCGAAGCTGTTATAGACAG TCTTTTATCACAAATCCCTCAGATGTTTGCTGAGTCTAGGGAAACAGAAACAGTCTTAGGACCTGTTATTCAGGCTGGTCTTGATGCATTAAAATCTTCAGATAGAACAggaaaactatatatattcCACACATCTTTACCCATAGCTGAAGCTCCTGGCAAATTGAAAAACAGAGACGACAGAAAATTATTAGGCACAGATAAAGAAAAG acTATATTGACACCGCAGAACAATTTCTACACTAAATTGGGCCAGGAATGTGTTGGGGAGGGTTGTAGTGTTGACTTATTCCTGTTCCCTAACTCGTATATTGATGTGGCAACAATAAGTGAAGTCAGTCGCCTAACTGGAGGCAGTGTGTATAAATACAGTTACTTCCAG GCTGATTTAGATGGTGATAGATTTTTAGAAGATTTAAGAAGAAATGTACAGAACCAGTCAGGATTTGATGCCATACTCAGAGTCAGAACAAGCACAg GTATACGACCTGTAGATTTCTATGGAAACTTTTACATGTCTAACACAACAGATGTTGAAATGGCTGGAGTAAATAGTGATGATGCTTTAaatgtagaaattaaacatgatGACAAGCTATCAGAAGGGGATGGTGCTTATGTCCAG gtTGCTGTGCTGTATACTTCTGTGGGTGGTCAGAGACGATTACGTATTCATAATCTATCTTTCAATTGTTGTTTGCAAATGTCAGATTTGTTCCGTAGCTGTGAACTTGATGCTCTTATTAACTTTCTTGGTAAACAAG CTATTAAATCGTTACTGAATAATAATCCATGTCAAGTACGGGAGAGTATAACTAATGATGTTGCCCATATATTGGCCTGTTATAGAAAAAATTGTGCCAGTCCCTCATCTGCTGGACAACTCATATTACCAGAGTGTATGAAATTATTACCAGTATATGGAAACTGTGTATTAAAGAGTGATGGATTAAGGGGAG GTCAAGAGATATCAACTGATGACAGAagttatttaatgtttataatgAATTCTATGAATGTGACATTTTCCAATGTGTTCTTTTATCCAAGGATTTTCCCAGtt cATGATTTAGACGATGAAGCTACAGATATACCCATGAGTATACGTTGTTCAGCAGAAAGATTGAGTGAAGATGGTGTTTATTTATTAg AAAATGGTATATCTATGTTCTTGTGGATAGGACATAATGTTGACCCACACTGGATACAAGAAGTATTTAGTGTTCAAGGTGTGGCACAGATAGATATAGATAAG aGTAAAATCCTGGACCTTGACAATCCAGTATCAATTCGACTCCGTGAAGTGATAGCTAAAGTCAGGTCACAAAGATCAAGATGTATGAAG ttgACAATAATAAGACAAAGAGACAAGTTAGAACCCTGGTTTAACCATTTCATGGCAGAAGACAAAGGAACCAACGGCAGCAGTTCTTATGTAGACTTTCTATGCCACATACATAAAGAGATTAGGAACTTAATGAACTGA